The genomic segment TATTGTCAAGGACTTTTGCTTCAAGCCCTGTCCGTGCAAGAACAAATGTAAACTCGCCGACCTGAAACAAACCAAGGCCGACTGCAATTGGAATAATATTAATATATCCAAACACCAGGGCAAGCACATAAAAAATTGAAGCTTTAAAAAGTGAAACTATGAAAACAAGGGAAAGAATTATTACCCAGTTTTCAAACAAAAAAGCAGGATCAAGGAGCATTCCAACAGATGTAAAAAACAAAAGGCCGAATATATCCCGCAAGGGAATAATATCACTTAATGCCTGATGCCCGTAATCAGATTCACTGAGAACCATTCCAGCAACAAAAGCACCAAAAGCAAAGGAAAGCCCGAACATATAGGTAGCATACCCAATACCAAGTCCTATGGCTGTTGTGGATAAAATAAAAAGTTCTCTGGAATTCCACCTGGCTATTCTTGACAACAGACCGGGAAGCAGTTTGCGTCCCAGATAAAACATCAATACAAGAAAAATTATTGATTTAACAACTGCAGCAGCCAGCAGATGCATACCAGCTTTAGGATTGCTCAGTTGGGGCAGGATAATCATCATGGGAATTACAGCCAGATCCTGGACAATCAGCATTCCAATCATTACCCTGCTGGAAAGGGTTCCCACAAGTCCCCTGCTCATAAGGGTTTTTAAGGTTACCATTGTACTGGAAAGAGATATTAATGCACCAAACCACAATGCATTCACAAATGACCATCCTAAATATTTAGCAATTCCAAATCCAACAGCGATTGTAAGAAGAATCTGAATCGGGGTACCAATCAGAGCAATATTTCGCACAGGTTTCAGTTCACTTAGAGAAAACTCCAGGCCGAGGGCAAAAAGAAGCAGTGCCACCCCGATTTCAGCCAGCAGTTCTATCTCATGAATATCACCGACTATTCCGCCGGTATAAGGCCCTAAAATAATACCTGCAAATATATATCCTAAAATCAAAGGCTGCTTTAGTTTCTGCGCAATAATTGCACCAGCTAAGGCTGCAATAACAATAATTATAATATCAGCTGCTATTCCCATGAAAAGTACCTTTTTGTATTTTTATAAAATAAGAAAGTGATAAGATCATTTATGATCAAACATATATCCCACAGATCTGAGACTTTTAAAAAAAACCGGTTTTTTTGAGTCTTCTTCAAAATACTTTCTAAATCTTACAATAAAATTATCAACAGTTCTTGTTGTTGTTTCCCTGGTGTATCCCCATCCTATTTCCAGCAGTTTTGTCCGTGAAAGAGGTTTTCCTTTATTGGCAATAAAAAGCTTTAAAAGCCTGATTTCCTGCTCTGTTAAATGAATTGTTTCAGATTTGCAGACTGCAGTACTCTGGGTGAAATCTATGTGGTTAGCACCAAAGGTATAAGTTGTATTTGAAATACTGTTTTCATCTATTACCTGGTTTTCCTTGTACCAGTCAGCCCTTTTTAATAATCTTTCAATGCGCAGAAGAAATTCATCAAGGTTAAAAGGTTTTGCAAGATAATCATCAACACCATAGGATAAACCTTTAATTTTATCATCATCAGCACTTTTGGCAGACAGGATTAATATGGGGATTTTTTCATCTTCAAGGCGGATATTCCTGAGAACAGCAATCCCGTCAATAATCGGCAGCATAATATCCAGAACGATTAAATCAGGATGCCATTCTTTCCATAATTGAATCCCAGCACCGCCGTCACCGGCAATATTTACATCATAGCCCTGAAGTGTGAGGTTAAGTTTTAAGCCTTCTGCAATATGTATTTCATCTTCAACAACAAGAATGCGTTTTTTATCTGAATTTTTCATTTATATTCTTTATAAAAATTATCAGTTATCAGTTATCAGTCTTTTTTTTAAAGGTAAGGTCAAAATAAAAACAGAACCTTTACCGCTTCCCCTGCTTTGGGCAGTGATCTTTGCTTTATGAAGCCGTGCAATATTTTGAACAAGAAAAAGCCCGAGTCCACTGCCTTTTGCAGACATATTATCTGAATTTCCAACCTGGTAAAATTTTCTGAATATCTTTTTTATCTCAATTCTTTCAAGTCCTATCCCATTATCTGATACAAATAAAGAAAAATTTTTTTTATTTTTTTCAAACCTGATATTAATTTCAGGTTTTTCAGATCTATTATATTTAACAGCATTTGTCAGCAGATTTATCAAAAGCATTTCAAATAAAGGTATATTTATGGGGTAAAAAAATGTTTTTTCAGGATAATTATGAATGCGGACTATGCAGTTTTTTAATAAATATTTATTGTTTTCATAAAAGTCATTTGTCAGTTTGACAAGATCAGTTGAAACAAATTCACCTCCGTAATTTTTACTTTCAATTCTTGCCAGATTCAGTATCCGGTTAATATTATCAGACAGCCTTGTAACATCCTGAAGCATATATTGTATATATTTGAGCTGATCCTGCCTGGAAATATCATGTTTAACAAATGTTTCCAGGTAAAGTTTTAAAGAAGTTACAGGGGTTTTTAATTCATGGGTAAAATTGTTGATAAAATTATTTTGCAGCCTGTAAAGCTGCAATGTTTTCTGGTTATATACAAAAATGGTAAATATACCCATTAAAATAATACCCACCAGGATTGATAAAATCATTATAACTAACCAGGTTTCAGCCTTTAAAATCTGACCTGGTTCTATATTGAATTTCCTGGCAGCAGCCTCCATTCCGCTGCTGATCTTAACATACCAGTAAATATAAAGCCCCAGGGATGTAACCAGAGCAAATATGGAAAAGATAAAAATAAATATAGGATGATAAAACCATTTAGCCCGTTTCATGATTGAAAATTTTATAATACTTCACCATGCTTTTTTTATTATGCAAAATATTTTTTACAGATTAAACGATAGTCTGTTCGTAATATAATTATCAATCCTATCCATATCAAGCAAAATCCTATGGTAAACCAGCTTAACTGCCTGACACTGATTGTAAATGGAAGCCACTGGGTAAAAAAAAGGATCAATAAAGAACCCAAAACCTTAAACATGCGAAATCCGAACATGTCAATCCATGCTTTGGCCTGATAAATAAGAACCGGATTAACCGGTACATATAAAAGTTCTTTTGATGCCCTGTTAATTGAATTAAAAAGTCCGCGGTCACTTATTTTTACTGCTGTTGCCGAGAAAATGCCCGGCTGGGCAAGAAAGCTGAAAGCAAAAACTGCGGTTATAAAGGGCTGAACAAACATTCCTGCAATTACCCCTAAATTTCTATGTATCAGGGGAGTAATAAAAATATTGACTAAAACAGATACCATGCCCATAACTCCAAAAATCATGGAAAGAAAAGCAGTTCTTGTTTCCCTGTCTGAATATTGGATTTCGAGTGTTTTAAGAAATTGATAATCTATTAATGAGGCTGCCAGCTGGGACAGCAGCAGAATGGCTGTTATAAGAATCAAATACCTGCTTTTTCCTAAAAAACGCCATCCATCTTCAGAATCTCCGCTAATGTCCGGCATATCAGCTTCACAATATATTCCTAAATATCCCATAATCCATGTAAGGAAAAAAATAAGCATAATTATACCTGATGCTGTTAAAAGAAGATCATGGGTTTGTAACCAGGTATGGCGGATAAGTAATGCTGATGTCCAGCCCCCTGCTATTCCTCCTATGGGTCCCCCTGTTCCAACAATTCCATACCATTTTTTCCCGTCTGCAGTATTATAAATTGTATTCGTAAGACTCCAGAATTGTTCTACAAGAACAACCCCGATTATATCAACAAAGATATAAAAAAGAATTGCAGTAAGAGTTCCTGAATCTTTCAGCATAATTTGAAAAATAACAAGAATAACACTGGCAGAAAAGCAGGTTCCAAGAACAATATGGAAGCGGCTGGTTCTGGCTACCAGTTTATGATAAACAGGAATAAAAAACATCATGATCAGGGCAGTTCCTATCCAGGCATAGGGCAGGCTGTCTGCACCAAGTATGTCAATGAAAAGAGATTTATTTGCAGGCTTTAGATTATACAGGGCCATAGTAATAAGAAAAAAGTTCACAAATAAAAATGTTCCTCTTATCCACAGCTTTCTAAGTGCAGGATACCTGTTGCTGCATATTTGAGAGCGATTTTTTAATGAAATAAACATTTACAAATGTTCCGCCAGTGATTATAGTCCCAGACTATGATTAATAAAAAAATATTTATTTATACTGCTATACTATTGATTTTTATAGTAGTTTCTGTATTTGCCAAAGGTTCCTGCCCCCCATTGGGCCAGTGTAAAGACCCTTTTTTACAAAAAGGTCTGGAATCTTGTCTTGCTTCACTTAACCTGCTTAATGCTGTTAAAGAACAACAGCTTTGTGTGGCTCTTGTTGATATTACAGACCCTTTATCTCCCAGAATGGCATCTGTAAATGGAAATAAAATGATGTATGCCGCCAGCCTTCCTAAAATTGCCATTCTTTTAGGGGCTTTTGAACGAATAAGCCAGGGAAAAATAAAACTTGATGATGAAAACCGTGAAATCTTAATACGCATGATTAGATATTCATCTAATGAGGCCGCCACTGAAATGTTAAACCGTGTGGGAAAATCATACCTTGCAAACCTGCTTCAATCACCAAAATACAGGTTTTATGCTCCTGAATATAATGGCGGTCTGTGGGTTGGAAAAGAATATGGTAAATCTCCTGCATTTAAGCGTGATCCTCTTTATAATCTGTCTCATGGCGCAACAGCTCTTCAGGTTGCCCGTTTTTATTATCTTCTTGAAAACGGGCTTTTGGTTTCTCCTGAGTTAAGCAGGGAAATGAAAAAAATTCTTGGAAATCCTGCAATTCATCATAAATTTGTAAAAGGACTGGAAAGTATAGGCCCCAAATCCTATATATACCGAA from the Desulfonema limicola genome contains:
- a CDS encoding cation:proton antiporter, producing MGIAADIIIIVIAALAGAIIAQKLKQPLILGYIFAGIILGPYTGGIVGDIHEIELLAEIGVALLLFALGLEFSLSELKPVRNIALIGTPIQILLTIAVGFGIAKYLGWSFVNALWFGALISLSSTMVTLKTLMSRGLVGTLSSRVMIGMLIVQDLAVIPMMIILPQLSNPKAGMHLLAAAVVKSIIFLVLMFYLGRKLLPGLLSRIARWNSRELFILSTTAIGLGIGYATYMFGLSFAFGAFVAGMVLSESDYGHQALSDIIPLRDIFGLLFFTSVGMLLDPAFLFENWVIILSLVFIVSLFKASIFYVLALVFGYINIIPIAVGLGLFQVGEFTFVLARTGLEAKVLDNNTYSLVLALSVISMVITPFASAMAAPVYKLRKKLFNYEPLQTENIPNTGLENHVVIAGGGRVGQHIAQVLTQLNLPFVIVELNHQRMQECKNAKFPVIYGDMSQPTVLEASKILESRLLLITIPSLVAAQSIAEHSLMLKPELNIIARAEGVEQMKTLYENGVYMAVMPEMEAGLEIARQVLIHLEIPVLAIQQYTDAVRQKLYAPIYESSHDYQLLTKFDNIKDMLEISWVTIEPGSFLAGKSIKDAAVRTITGASIVGIIHKKIFHPNPKADYAFQEDDLIAVVGNRQERSEFKKLAVPVKTS
- a CDS encoding response regulator transcription factor is translated as MKNSDKKRILVVEDEIHIAEGLKLNLTLQGYDVNIAGDGGAGIQLWKEWHPDLIVLDIMLPIIDGIAVLRNIRLEDEKIPILILSAKSADDDKIKGLSYGVDDYLAKPFNLDEFLLRIERLLKRADWYKENQVIDENSISNTTYTFGANHIDFTQSTAVCKSETIHLTEQEIRLLKLFIANKGKPLSRTKLLEIGWGYTRETTTRTVDNFIVRFRKYFEEDSKKPVFFKSLRSVGYMFDHK
- a CDS encoding sensor histidine kinase; translation: MKRAKWFYHPIFIFIFSIFALVTSLGLYIYWYVKISSGMEAAARKFNIEPGQILKAETWLVIMILSILVGIILMGIFTIFVYNQKTLQLYRLQNNFINNFTHELKTPVTSLKLYLETFVKHDISRQDQLKYIQYMLQDVTRLSDNINRILNLARIESKNYGGEFVSTDLVKLTNDFYENNKYLLKNCIVRIHNYPEKTFFYPINIPLFEMLLINLLTNAVKYNRSEKPEINIRFEKNKKNFSLFVSDNGIGLERIEIKKIFRKFYQVGNSDNMSAKGSGLGLFLVQNIARLHKAKITAQSRGSGKGSVFILTLPLKKRLITDN
- a CDS encoding Npt1/Npt2 family nucleotide transporter, whose protein sequence is MFISLKNRSQICSNRYPALRKLWIRGTFLFVNFFLITMALYNLKPANKSLFIDILGADSLPYAWIGTALIMMFFIPVYHKLVARTSRFHIVLGTCFSASVILVIFQIMLKDSGTLTAILFYIFVDIIGVVLVEQFWSLTNTIYNTADGKKWYGIVGTGGPIGGIAGGWTSALLIRHTWLQTHDLLLTASGIIMLIFFLTWIMGYLGIYCEADMPDISGDSEDGWRFLGKSRYLILITAILLLSQLAASLIDYQFLKTLEIQYSDRETRTAFLSMIFGVMGMVSVLVNIFITPLIHRNLGVIAGMFVQPFITAVFAFSFLAQPGIFSATAVKISDRGLFNSINRASKELLYVPVNPVLIYQAKAWIDMFGFRMFKVLGSLLILFFTQWLPFTISVRQLSWFTIGFCLIWIGLIIILRTDYRLICKKYFA
- a CDS encoding serine hydrolase; the encoded protein is MINKKIFIYTAILLIFIVVSVFAKGSCPPLGQCKDPFLQKGLESCLASLNLLNAVKEQQLCVALVDITDPLSPRMASVNGNKMMYAASLPKIAILLGAFERISQGKIKLDDENREILIRMIRYSSNEAATEMLNRVGKSYLANLLQSPKYRFYAPEYNGGLWVGKEYGKSPAFKRDPLYNLSHGATALQVARFYYLLENGLLVSPELSREMKKILGNPAIHHKFVKGLESIGPKSYIYRKSGTWKQYHADSAIVERDGRRYIAVALAQNPDGGRWLSNLIVGLDDLIFLEKPRFSRIFH